The proteins below come from a single Acaryochloris sp. CCMEE 5410 genomic window:
- a CDS encoding J domain-containing protein — protein MDIADCYRLLQLTSRANIEDLKASYRRLARQWHPDTNPGDQLAHEKFIQVTEAYKTLQKIVPPAPNNSTVPASVPSRATAKPRSAPSVKVSTQPAKPSSPPPPQQPQHQTRPQASISRPRVTVPKQPTPQPKPSSAPRKSPLSPADIKLKVDSYKQLQELIQRQRFPRAVALIEALAQRLPQDVEVRQWQAIIYQSWGRQLIRERKLNQARAYLKKALNTDPHNKALWAEIELDFKKIEMAF, from the coding sequence ATGGATATCGCAGACTGCTATCGCCTGCTACAACTGACTTCTAGAGCCAATATAGAAGACCTCAAAGCCTCATACCGTCGACTAGCAAGGCAATGGCACCCGGATACTAATCCGGGCGATCAACTCGCCCATGAGAAATTTATTCAGGTTACTGAGGCTTACAAAACGCTGCAAAAAATTGTCCCTCCTGCCCCGAATAACAGTACAGTTCCAGCATCTGTTCCATCCAGAGCAACAGCAAAGCCCCGTTCTGCTCCCTCAGTCAAAGTTTCGACCCAGCCGGCAAAACCTTCGTCGCCCCCGCCCCCACAACAGCCTCAGCATCAGACTCGACCTCAAGCCTCGATATCCAGGCCGCGTGTAACGGTTCCAAAGCAGCCCACTCCTCAACCCAAGCCTTCCTCTGCACCCAGAAAGTCACCCCTTTCACCTGCAGACATCAAACTGAAGGTGGATTCTTATAAGCAACTTCAAGAATTAATTCAGCGCCAGAGATTTCCCAGAGCCGTTGCCCTTATTGAAGCCCTTGCCCAACGTCTTCCCCAGGATGTGGAAGTGAGACAATGGCAGGCCATTATTTACCAATCATGGGGACGGCAACTCATCCGGGAACGGAAACTCAATCAGGCCAGAGCTTATCTCAAGAAAGCATTGAATACGGATCCT
- a CDS encoding STAS domain-containing protein produces the protein MQQLPSFCIVHPPQHLTSTTQDVFYQHIYELVQSRVEVILINLETVTRLDSGGLGILFGAFRISHRQGKRLMLYSPQTHVVKNLHKTGLTQIVGTYATLADCIKDAIPYSHRWAQDRSIQLPEF, from the coding sequence GTGCAACAACTACCGAGCTTCTGTATTGTTCATCCCCCTCAACATCTCACTTCCACAACCCAAGACGTGTTTTATCAACATATCTATGAGCTGGTTCAATCTCGGGTTGAGGTCATTCTGATCAATTTGGAAACCGTCACCCGTTTAGATAGCGGGGGTTTAGGTATTTTATTTGGCGCTTTTCGGATTTCCCATCGCCAAGGAAAGCGGTTAATGTTGTATTCACCTCAGACCCATGTGGTGAAGAATCTCCACAAGACGGGACTTACTCAAATCGTTGGGACTTATGCAACCCTGGCAGACTGCATCAAGGATGCCATCCCCTACTCCCATCGCTGGGCTCAAGATCGGTCGATTCAACTGCCTGAGTTTTAG
- a CDS encoding SUMF1/EgtB/PvdO family nonheme iron enzyme, with protein sequence MHQTFYLKLSLLGVLTLTQLLGCQTGVKPSSLTPTQCEQGGDFVWIEAGDYILGSDRQERDYAYRISAATSAQQPEQRAKAEARLRKRGWFDGEPNRQVRSQPSVCMGKNLITNAEYQAFVKATGHRSPFISADDYQKQGFLVHPYLSVKPFLWQGQRFPTGKGQHPVVLVSYPDAQAFAQWRGQQDGQSYRLPTALEWEQSARGTDGRYFPWGNDWQADATNWANHGGLQTSAIATYPLSRSPAGVEDMAGNVFEYTSTLTQQVIRSAVVMKGCSWDDSPGFCRAAYQHSRPQNSRHILFGFRLVKE encoded by the coding sequence ATGCATCAGACCTTCTACCTCAAATTATCCTTGCTGGGGGTACTGACTTTAACTCAGCTCTTGGGCTGCCAGACTGGAGTGAAACCATCGTCTTTAACGCCAACTCAGTGCGAGCAAGGGGGGGATTTCGTTTGGATTGAGGCAGGAGACTATATTCTCGGGAGCGATCGCCAAGAACGAGATTATGCCTATCGCATCTCAGCAGCGACCTCGGCCCAACAACCGGAACAGCGGGCCAAAGCGGAAGCCCGTTTACGCAAAAGGGGCTGGTTCGATGGAGAACCGAATCGGCAGGTGCGATCGCAACCATCAGTTTGTATGGGAAAAAACCTGATCACCAATGCGGAATACCAAGCCTTCGTTAAAGCCACGGGTCATCGTTCGCCATTTATTTCTGCTGATGATTATCAAAAACAAGGGTTTCTAGTGCACCCCTATCTCTCCGTCAAACCCTTTCTTTGGCAAGGTCAACGCTTTCCAACGGGTAAAGGTCAGCACCCCGTTGTTTTAGTGTCTTATCCCGATGCCCAAGCCTTTGCTCAATGGCGAGGCCAACAAGATGGACAGTCCTATCGCTTACCCACTGCCTTAGAGTGGGAGCAATCCGCTCGGGGAACCGATGGCCGCTACTTTCCTTGGGGCAATGATTGGCAAGCCGATGCCACCAACTGGGCTAATCATGGTGGACTGCAGACCAGTGCGATCGCAACTTATCCCCTCAGTCGGAGTCCAGCCGGGGTAGAAGATATGGCGGGAAATGTCTTTGAATATACATCTACCCTAACGCAACAGGTCATTCGCTCAGCAGTCGTTATGAAGGGATGCTCGTGGGATGATTCACCGGGTTTTTGCCGGGCTGCCTACCAACATTCCCGCCCCCAAAATTCTCGTCATATTCTATTTGGCTTTCGCCTAGTTAAGGAATAA
- a CDS encoding high light inducible protein → MIEPSRVPNQISPKFGFNEFAERFGGRAAMIAFIAALVFEAVTGQGIFSYLGLA, encoded by the coding sequence ATGATTGAACCCAGCCGCGTTCCAAATCAAATTTCTCCCAAGTTTGGATTCAATGAATTTGCAGAACGGTTTGGCGGTCGTGCTGCAATGATTGCTTTTATTGCCGCTCTTGTTTTTGAAGCGGTCACCGGTCAGGGCATTTTTTCGTATCTGGGCCTAGCCTAG
- the folP gene encoding dihydropteroate synthase, whose amino-acid sequence MNVPAQIPSWTLHNHTFAWGSRTYLMGILNVTPDSFSDGGQFNSQSAALSQAHHLVKAGIDILDIGGQSTRPQAIEIAEAEELDRVIPVIQAIRSQLDVPISVDTTRSSVAAAAIAAGADLVNDVSGGIYDPQMLSTVAHLQVPIILMHMRGTPQTMQKLTDYQDLVKDIIDFLQQQIDAAQAAGILREFLAIDPGIGFAKTGPQNLSLLREIAQFRALGCPILVGPSRKSFIGQILNQPDPQQRVWGTAAACCAAIQGGADILRIHDGAAMREVCQVADAIWRPL is encoded by the coding sequence ATGAATGTTCCTGCCCAAATTCCATCCTGGACACTGCACAATCACACCTTTGCCTGGGGAAGTCGCACCTATTTAATGGGAATTTTGAACGTAACCCCGGATAGTTTTAGTGATGGTGGCCAATTTAACTCCCAATCCGCAGCCCTATCTCAGGCCCATCATCTAGTAAAAGCTGGTATTGACATTCTCGATATTGGGGGGCAATCCACTCGTCCTCAAGCCATTGAAATTGCTGAGGCAGAAGAGTTAGATCGGGTTATTCCCGTTATTCAGGCGATTCGGTCTCAACTAGACGTTCCCATTTCGGTGGATACGACCCGATCTTCCGTAGCAGCAGCTGCGATCGCAGCCGGAGCCGATCTCGTCAACGATGTCTCGGGTGGCATTTATGATCCACAGATGTTGTCCACCGTTGCCCATCTACAGGTCCCGATTATTTTGATGCATATGCGGGGTACCCCCCAAACCATGCAGAAACTCACAGACTATCAGGATTTGGTTAAGGACATTATTGACTTCTTGCAACAGCAAATCGATGCTGCCCAGGCCGCAGGCATCCTTAGAGAGTTCCTGGCGATTGATCCGGGCATTGGGTTTGCTAAAACTGGCCCCCAAAACCTATCCCTACTGCGAGAAATCGCACAGTTTAGGGCCTTAGGTTGTCCTATTTTGGTGGGACCTTCCCGAAAGAGCTTTATCGGTCAAATCCTAAATCAGCCAGATCCGCAACAACGAGTATGGGGGACGGCTGCGGCCTGTTGCGCGGCCATTCAAGGTGGTGCCGACATCCTCCGCATTCATGATGGAGCAGCCATGAGAGAGGTTTGCCAGGTGGCAGACGCGATTTGGCGGCCCCTGTGA
- a CDS encoding alpha/beta hydrolase has product MGLGAICTLSCLGLHTETALGATKIKFTYGPFGQSLTVQELKTFAETGKASSKLKFFMNAADQDPKVVRRFLTQDVKISLRLADRLLYLLPGEYALFQAGQIFQTPSQGANIQALRSGVIQSLSDDSQISLLEFLEKYPLAEMTIDGVKLARAADQIDRLVSRFAPSVESGAAIATELLESLVCDCESGAIRPKPSVTTPNPIPEPAPDSTPPD; this is encoded by the coding sequence ATGGGACTGGGTGCTATTTGTACCTTGTCTTGTCTAGGCCTTCACACCGAAACGGCCCTGGGGGCCACCAAGATTAAATTTACCTATGGGCCATTTGGTCAATCCCTCACGGTACAGGAACTCAAGACCTTTGCTGAAACCGGTAAAGCCTCTTCCAAACTCAAGTTTTTTATGAATGCTGCCGATCAAGATCCAAAGGTCGTCCGTCGATTTTTAACTCAAGATGTAAAAATTAGCCTCAGATTGGCCGATCGGTTGCTCTACCTATTGCCAGGTGAATATGCCTTGTTTCAAGCGGGCCAGATTTTTCAGACTCCAAGTCAAGGGGCCAATATCCAAGCCCTTCGCTCGGGGGTGATTCAGTCCTTGAGCGATGATAGTCAAATTTCCCTGTTGGAGTTTCTGGAAAAGTATCCCCTGGCTGAAATGACGATTGATGGTGTCAAGTTGGCCCGAGCCGCCGATCAGATTGATCGACTAGTGAGTCGGTTTGCACCTTCCGTGGAATCCGGTGCTGCGATCGCAACTGAACTTCTAGAAAGTTTGGTTTGTGATTGTGAGTCTGGTGCGATTCGACCCAAACCATCTGTTACCACGCCGAACCCAATCCCTGAACCAGCCCCTGACTCGACACCTCCCGATTAA
- a CDS encoding XdhC/CoxI family protein yields the protein MKELQEIIPFVIQADHQDPSIIVATVLQAEESSYCRSGTRILLTKTDQTIRAICEDYVDQKIINQVKQLVQINDCPQVYRYHIDTLHTLDKISSQGGTTILLEPLNSRSTRAQFDFIAECYDENQSGAIATVFTVEGDIPAQVASRLFLKMDGSVANQIGDHFLTNLIFQDTVKILAAGQTRTRSYPFIDGYVQALIEVITPPIQLYIFGITPYTSPITLLAKQLGWTVIIVEHPSREIKLNHFPEADHILQVEPQDLHQQIQLSSYSAAVVMTGDFEQDLAIVKFLWSSAIGYLGVPGTKARTQQLIQGLQDGGSLTPEQLNRLHGPIGLDIGAETPSEIALAIVSEIQAVVKHRTGAFLREQQNSVYDSAPDLISLIQ from the coding sequence ATGAAAGAGCTACAAGAAATCATTCCTTTTGTTATTCAAGCCGATCATCAAGATCCGTCAATTATTGTAGCGACTGTGTTGCAAGCGGAGGAATCAAGCTACTGCAGGTCTGGAACTCGGATTCTGTTGACCAAAACTGATCAAACCATTCGGGCGATTTGTGAGGATTATGTTGATCAGAAAATTATTAACCAAGTCAAACAACTTGTTCAGATTAATGACTGTCCCCAAGTGTATCGATATCATATCGATACACTCCACACACTAGATAAGATAAGTTCTCAAGGCGGAACTACGATTTTACTGGAGCCTCTTAATAGTCGATCCACTAGAGCTCAGTTTGATTTCATCGCTGAATGTTATGACGAGAACCAATCCGGGGCAATCGCAACTGTCTTTACTGTAGAAGGTGATATTCCTGCCCAAGTCGCCTCCCGATTATTTCTCAAGATGGATGGTTCAGTGGCCAATCAAATTGGGGACCATTTTCTCACCAATCTTATTTTTCAAGATACGGTCAAAATATTGGCAGCGGGTCAAACTCGGACTAGGAGCTATCCCTTTATTGACGGTTATGTCCAAGCCCTGATTGAAGTCATTACTCCCCCCATCCAGCTCTATATCTTTGGCATTACACCTTACACTTCCCCCATTACACTCCTCGCAAAACAGTTGGGGTGGACTGTTATTATCGTTGAGCATCCATCGCGAGAGATTAAACTCAACCATTTTCCAGAGGCAGATCATATTTTGCAAGTCGAGCCTCAGGACTTGCATCAACAAATTCAGCTCTCATCTTATTCAGCTGCTGTTGTGATGACTGGAGACTTTGAGCAGGATTTGGCGATCGTAAAGTTTCTTTGGTCTAGTGCCATTGGCTATTTAGGTGTTCCTGGCACAAAAGCAAGGACTCAACAGCTTATTCAAGGTCTACAGGATGGGGGCTCTCTCACGCCGGAGCAGCTCAATCGGCTCCATGGCCCCATTGGCCTAGATATCGGCGCAGAAACGCCTAGCGAAATCGCCTTAGCGATAGTGTCAGAGATCCAGGCCGTTGTTAAACATCGAACCGGAGCATTTTTACGAGAACAGCAAAACTCGGTCTATGATTCTGCTCCTGATTTGATTTCCCTAATCCAATAA
- a CDS encoding M23 family metallopeptidase: MRKYIFLLLLGLISVLGCELSTQANPTLQLGLPIDCTLGNDCFVLLYPDRDPGPEAVDFGCGRMTYDGHKGTDFAIPDEQVMAEGVKVKAAAAGKVLRTRNNIRDRRIQNQTQTDAVEGMECGNGVVIEHDENWQTQYCHLRKGSVLVQPGDKVKEGTPLGLVGTSGKASFPHVHLSVRYQDQVVDPFVGPEAPSGCQGSKSPLWKTALSYQSTGLIRAGFATQLPELEQLWDGEFKDQVLPVDSPALVFWVHTYGMLKGDQERLQIRDPQGKIVAQFNRTVSESQKVWTRSLGKKGTKHPLIPGQWSGRYQLIRDQKTIIDHEADVLLQ, translated from the coding sequence GTGCGTAAGTACATTTTTCTACTGCTGTTGGGATTAATCTCTGTCCTGGGATGTGAATTGTCGACCCAAGCGAATCCTACTTTGCAGCTAGGGCTACCCATTGATTGCACCTTAGGTAATGACTGCTTTGTTCTGCTTTATCCAGATCGTGATCCTGGCCCAGAAGCGGTAGATTTTGGCTGTGGCCGGATGACATACGATGGCCACAAAGGAACCGACTTTGCTATCCCTGATGAGCAGGTAATGGCGGAGGGAGTCAAAGTAAAAGCCGCCGCCGCAGGAAAGGTATTACGCACTCGGAACAACATTCGCGATCGCCGCATTCAGAATCAAACTCAAACCGACGCCGTTGAAGGAATGGAATGTGGTAATGGTGTTGTCATAGAACATGATGAAAACTGGCAGACTCAATATTGTCATCTTCGGAAAGGCAGTGTTCTAGTTCAACCAGGTGACAAAGTGAAAGAGGGGACGCCTCTAGGTTTAGTGGGTACTTCTGGAAAGGCTTCTTTTCCCCATGTTCACTTGAGTGTTCGCTACCAAGATCAGGTTGTGGATCCGTTTGTGGGACCTGAAGCCCCATCAGGGTGTCAGGGTAGCAAGAGTCCTTTATGGAAAACGGCCCTTTCCTATCAATCAACGGGATTGATCCGGGCTGGCTTTGCAACGCAACTTCCAGAGCTAGAACAACTATGGGATGGAGAATTTAAAGATCAAGTGCTTCCAGTGGATAGCCCGGCCCTAGTGTTTTGGGTCCACACCTATGGAATGCTCAAAGGAGATCAAGAACGCCTGCAGATCCGAGATCCTCAGGGTAAGATTGTCGCTCAGTTTAATCGAACAGTATCGGAATCTCAGAAGGTATGGACCCGTTCATTAGGGAAAAAGGGCACTAAGCACCCCCTTATTCCAGGTCAGTGGTCTGGACGGTACCAGTTGATTAGAGACCAGAAAACGATCATTGATCATGAAGCAGATGTGCTTTTGCAATAG
- a CDS encoding DMT family transporter has product MGSYGVKPNPYAFIALLLGAVGIAFAPIFVRLSEVGPSATAFYRLGFAVPLLGAWLWTSRPATSSLPKEQRVTGLPLISAGCFFAADLAVWHWSIQFTSVANATLLANFAPIFVVLGGWLLFGETVSRWFLVAIALVLLGATLLVSASIDTQHLFGDALGLLTAIFYAGYILSVARLRLHFPTATIAFASSIVGATILFFVAWLSGEGFLPMTMTGWLSLVGLACISQVIGQSLIMFALAHLPSAFASVSLLLQPVTAAILAWRLFGEALTLQQGFGSVIVLAGIVLARWSDRKPVS; this is encoded by the coding sequence GTGGGTTCTTATGGTGTTAAGCCCAATCCCTATGCTTTCATAGCGTTGCTTCTGGGGGCGGTTGGTATTGCATTTGCTCCCATTTTTGTGCGCTTGAGTGAAGTAGGGCCGAGTGCAACAGCATTCTATCGATTAGGGTTTGCTGTCCCTTTACTGGGCGCTTGGTTATGGACGTCCCGACCTGCTACATCCTCCCTCCCGAAAGAACAGCGTGTAACGGGGTTGCCTCTGATATCAGCAGGGTGTTTCTTTGCAGCAGATTTGGCGGTTTGGCATTGGTCTATTCAATTTACCTCTGTTGCCAATGCAACCTTGTTGGCTAACTTCGCCCCTATTTTTGTGGTGTTAGGGGGTTGGCTACTGTTTGGGGAAACGGTTTCACGATGGTTTTTGGTTGCCATTGCTCTCGTTCTCTTAGGGGCGACTCTACTAGTCAGTGCGAGTATCGATACTCAACATTTATTTGGGGATGCATTAGGGCTACTTACGGCTATTTTCTACGCTGGATATATTCTGTCTGTGGCTCGGTTACGTTTGCATTTCCCGACGGCAACCATCGCCTTTGCCAGCAGCATCGTTGGAGCTACGATTTTGTTTTTTGTCGCTTGGCTATCGGGAGAAGGCTTCTTACCTATGACGATGACTGGGTGGTTGTCTTTAGTGGGATTAGCCTGTATTTCTCAGGTGATCGGCCAAAGTTTGATTATGTTTGCTTTGGCCCATTTACCTTCCGCATTTGCGTCAGTCAGTTTGCTGCTACAACCGGTTACGGCGGCAATTTTGGCTTGGCGATTGTTTGGGGAGGCGCTGACCCTGCAGCAAGGCTTTGGGAGCGTTATTGTATTGGCAGGGATTGTTCTGGCTCGTTGGAGCGATCGCAAACCCGTATCATAG
- a CDS encoding ureidoglycolate lyase yields the protein MQCSTQQLIAQPITPETFQPYGQVIFASEDGAVYGPDNAQLQLDQGIPRFYIMRLEKLGRRFSRITRHLKCTQCLGSLAGKPWLMAVAPPGDAAQPALDQITAFQIPGDCFIKLEVGTWHAGPHFDTDFIDFYNLELSDTNQVDHDTCNLINQYNVEFIITPM from the coding sequence ATGCAATGCTCTACGCAACAACTAATTGCTCAACCCATTACTCCAGAGACATTTCAACCCTACGGTCAGGTCATATTTGCTTCCGAAGATGGGGCCGTTTATGGTCCTGACAATGCTCAATTACAGTTAGATCAGGGGATTCCCCGGTTCTATATTATGCGACTAGAAAAGTTGGGACGACGGTTTTCTCGCATTACGCGGCATCTAAAATGTACCCAATGTTTAGGGTCTCTAGCTGGTAAACCCTGGCTGATGGCCGTTGCTCCTCCAGGAGATGCTGCTCAACCTGCTCTAGATCAGATCACGGCATTTCAAATTCCTGGAGACTGCTTTATCAAATTAGAAGTGGGGACCTGGCATGCGGGTCCTCACTTCGATACCGACTTTATCGATTTCTATAATTTAGAGCTGTCTGACACCAATCAAGTGGATCACGATACGTGTAACTTGATCAACCAATATAATGTTGAATTCATCATCACGCCCATGTGA
- a CDS encoding ion channel, whose protein sequence is MIALSIRSPVKPRRRQSLRRKLAQSLPQKSYLKFQDGKFSISGLGVWYTYWRDPYHLLLTIPWLGFLLILVGGYLVINVLFALAYLAGGDCIANATPGSFWDAFFFSVQTLGAIGYGAMHPTTAYANFVVTIEAFTSILSVALITGLAFARFSRPTTRVLFSHVAVITPYNGVPTLMFRTANQRRNQILEAEINLYFLQDEISIEGDAMRHLYNLNLLRPRTPSFTLTWTVMHPIDESSPLYGATDESLERTKATLIVTLTGIDDTVAQSLHARHTYGALDIIWDHKFIDIFHQTPDGHRYIDYTHFHDVAPK, encoded by the coding sequence GTGATTGCCCTTTCTATCCGTTCGCCAGTGAAGCCCCGTCGTCGTCAATCCCTCCGCCGAAAACTAGCCCAAAGTTTGCCTCAAAAGAGCTACTTGAAGTTTCAAGATGGCAAATTTAGTATTTCTGGGTTGGGGGTTTGGTATACCTATTGGCGCGATCCCTATCATTTATTGCTGACGATTCCTTGGCTGGGCTTTCTGCTCATTCTAGTCGGCGGCTATTTGGTCATTAATGTACTGTTTGCACTGGCCTATCTGGCTGGGGGAGATTGTATCGCCAATGCGACACCGGGCTCGTTTTGGGATGCCTTCTTCTTTAGTGTGCAAACTTTGGGAGCCATTGGCTATGGAGCTATGCACCCCACTACGGCTTATGCCAATTTTGTGGTTACGATTGAGGCCTTTACCAGCATCCTTAGTGTGGCCTTAATTACGGGTTTGGCGTTTGCGAGATTTTCTCGACCGACAACTCGGGTGTTGTTTAGCCATGTTGCGGTGATTACACCTTACAATGGCGTCCCAACCTTGATGTTCCGCACTGCCAATCAGCGCCGCAACCAGATTCTTGAAGCTGAAATTAATCTCTATTTTCTGCAAGATGAAATCAGCATTGAAGGAGATGCGATGCGGCATTTGTATAATCTCAATTTGCTTCGTCCTCGAACGCCTTCATTCACCCTGACCTGGACGGTTATGCATCCGATTGATGAATCTAGTCCACTCTATGGTGCTACTGATGAATCCCTTGAACGTACAAAAGCGACCTTAATTGTGACATTGACTGGAATTGACGATACGGTGGCTCAATCTTTGCATGCTCGCCATACCTATGGAGCCCTAGATATTATTTGGGATCATAAGTTTATTGATATTTTCCATCAAACTCCAGATGGGCATCGATATATTGATTACACCCACTTCCACGACGTAGCCCCTAAATAA
- a CDS encoding DUF4157 domain-containing protein, with protein sequence MVQMGPPRLTNGNPFQPKLTIGAPGDKYEQEADRVAKQVVTQMHSPKGLNPPSSAQRQDLPEQDELMMKPIIQRHNGPKDANPNLEQAINQSRGGGRPLDDKIRGPMEQAFGANFGNVRVHSDTKAHQLNKSIQARAFTTGQDLFFRQGAYQPSNRAGQELLAHELTHVVQQNGVLVKDSKSSNADLQKSNAIVQAQWVAGKKAETWYWDQVLDGVTWYMDSSNSMWFQITNAEAITTGTEEEYTTLQGKKNKKSWIEWNALSVAPLDGVGDLLFESMQSMEDEDFEWGSNTLGGPLAKRLATQPPRKYGNQATPLALWLYKEGEPEPKVFNCWEAVLIAAFKAGLIDKKYIKKAIVIKGGVPAFVKPIMDGPSGKAEGPLTKDKDAIAKIPFAISTPLVKGVVVAFGTDPGHVALATGKRVSIKNSEVAQSVGAEEGNEILELDSATEGVSKSTIEETMARNTAYTRQVCWGPLPSSF encoded by the coding sequence ATGGTGCAGATGGGGCCACCACGCTTAACCAATGGAAACCCCTTTCAACCCAAACTGACCATTGGAGCACCGGGAGATAAATATGAACAAGAGGCCGACCGCGTGGCCAAGCAGGTCGTCACCCAAATGCATTCTCCCAAGGGCCTAAATCCTCCATCATCTGCTCAACGTCAGGATTTACCTGAACAAGATGAGCTGATGATGAAACCCATTATTCAACGACACAATGGCCCTAAAGATGCGAACCCCAACCTAGAACAAGCCATTAACCAATCTAGAGGGGGTGGTCGTCCCCTGGACGATAAGATCCGCGGCCCCATGGAACAAGCTTTTGGAGCAAATTTTGGTAATGTGCGAGTCCATAGCGATACTAAAGCGCATCAACTCAACAAATCTATCCAAGCGCGTGCCTTTACCACAGGCCAAGATCTATTTTTTCGCCAAGGAGCCTACCAACCAAGCAACCGAGCGGGGCAAGAACTCCTTGCTCACGAACTCACACATGTAGTTCAACAAAATGGGGTGTTGGTCAAGGATTCGAAATCCTCAAATGCTGATTTGCAAAAGTCAAATGCTATCGTACAGGCACAATGGGTGGCAGGGAAAAAAGCTGAAACGTGGTATTGGGACCAAGTATTAGATGGTGTTACATGGTATATGGATTCGTCTAATTCAATGTGGTTTCAGATCACAAATGCTGAAGCAATAACGACTGGAACAGAGGAAGAATACACTACATTGCAGGGAAAGAAGAATAAGAAGAGTTGGATTGAGTGGAATGCTTTAAGTGTTGCGCCATTGGATGGTGTTGGTGATCTTCTTTTTGAGTCAATGCAGTCGATGGAAGATGAGGATTTTGAATGGGGTTCAAATACCCTTGGAGGGCCATTAGCGAAGAGACTGGCTACTCAACCACCCAGAAAATATGGGAATCAAGCTACTCCATTGGCTCTATGGCTCTATAAAGAAGGTGAGCCCGAACCTAAAGTATTTAACTGTTGGGAGGCAGTACTTATTGCAGCATTCAAAGCTGGTCTAATAGATAAAAAATATATTAAGAAAGCAATTGTTATTAAAGGTGGTGTTCCAGCTTTTGTTAAACCGATTATGGATGGCCCAAGTGGTAAGGCCGAAGGACCTCTGACAAAAGACAAAGATGCAATTGCAAAGATCCCTTTTGCCATATCGACACCACTCGTAAAGGGAGTTGTAGTTGCTTTTGGAACTGATCCTGGCCACGTTGCGCTTGCTACAGGGAAACGCGTGTCAATAAAAAATTCGGAAGTGGCTCAATCGGTAGGGGCAGAAGAGGGAAATGAGATTTTGGAGTTAGATAGTGCGACGGAAGGTGTAAGCAAATCAACTATTGAGGAAACAATGGCTCGAAATACTGCATATACCCGGCAAGTGTGTTGGGGACCATTACCCAGTTCGTTCTAA